A stretch of DNA from Roseovarius faecimaris:
GGCCTGATAAGCAAGTGAGGCCTCGTTTCCGGCCATGCGTTCGTAGTGCAGGTCGTCGGCATTTTGCTCATCCACGACCAGTGCCATTTTTCGCAGTGCGGTCTCGACCTGCTCTTTGGTGACAACGCCGTGATGCAGCCAGTTGGCAATGTGCTGCGCGCTGATCCGGCAGGTGGCGCGATCTTCCATCAGGCCGACATTATTGATGTCCGGCACCGTGGAGCAGCCAATGCCCTGATCCACCCAGCGCACGACATAGCCAAGAATGCCTTGGGCGTTATTCTCGACCTCGCGGATGATGTCCTCATCCGACCAGGCCCGGTACGTCGCCAGCGGAATATCGAGGATGCTCTCGACAAAGGCGCGCTTGCCGCCTGCGCGAATGGCGTTCTGACGGGCAAAGACATCCACCTGGTGATAATGCAACGCATGCAGTGTGGCCGCTGTCGGGCTCGGCACCCAGGCGCAATTGGCGCCGGCCATGGGATGCGCGATCTTTTCCTTCAGCATCGCGGCCATTTCATCCGGCACGGCCCACATGCCCTTGCCGATCTGCGCCCGCCCCTGCAAACCGCATTCCAGCCCGACATCGACATTCTGGTTCTCATAGGCCGTGATCCAGCTTTTGCGTTTGATGAAATCCTTGCGGGAAAACGGCCCTGCCTCCATCGAGGTGTGAATCTCATCGCCTGTGCGATCCAGAAAACCGGTATTGATAAAGGCGACCCGGTGCCGGGCGGCGCGGATACATTCCTTGAGGTTGACGCTGGTGCGGCGTTCCTCGTCCATGATGCCCAGCTTCACGGTATAGCGCGGCAGACCAAGCGTTTCCTCGACATGATCGAAAATCTCATTGGCAAAGGCCACCTCGTCGGGGCCGTGCATCTTGGGTTTAACCACGTATATGGACCCATGTACCGAGTTGCCGCTCTCGCGCTTGAGGTCGTGCATCGCGATTGTCGTTGTGCACATCGCATCAAGAAGACCCTCGAAAACCTCGTTCCCGTCGCGGTCCAGAATGGCAGGATTGGTCATCAGATGGCCCACATTGCGCACCCACATCAGCGCCCGGCCCTTGACCTTGAAGGCGGATCCGTCAACGCGCTTGTAGCTGCGGTCCGGCAGCAGGCGACGGGTGATCGTCTTGCCGCCCTTTTCAAACGTCGTCTGCAACGTGCCTTTCATCAGCCCCAGCCAGTTGGAATAGGCAAGTACCTTGTCCTCGGCATCAACGGCTGCCACGCTGTCTTCGCAATCCATGATCGCGGTCACGGCGCTTTCCAGGATGACATCCGCCATGCCCGCCTGATCATGCCGCCCGATGGGATGATCGCGGTTGAAATACAGCTCGACATGCAGGCCATTATTGGTCAGCAGAATGCCTTCCGGCGCGGCAGGATCGCCACGATACCCCAGAAACTTGCCGGGATCTTCCAGCCGCTTGCCATCGACCGACAACCCGTCTTCATCAACCGAATAGTGTTTCGCGTCGCCGTGGCTGGCACCGTCCAGCGGAAAGAAATCGTCCAGGATCACACGCACCCGTGTGACCACCCGCGCACCCCGGCCCAGGTCGTAACCGCCGGGCTTCGGACGGCTGCCGATTGCGTCGGTGCCATAGAGCACATCGTAAAGCGAGCCGAACCGCGCATTGGCGGCGTTGATCGCATAGCGCGCGTTCATCACCGGCACAACAAGCTGCGGCCCTGGCACGGTCGCAATCTCGGGATCGACATTGGCGGTGTCTATCTCGAACGCTCGTCCTTCGGGAAGAAGATAGCCGATTTCTTCCAGGAAGGATTTATAGGCCTTGGGATCATGCGCCTGGCCGCGCCTTGCGATATGCCACTCGTCGATCTGTGCTTGAAGTGCCTCCCTGTGCGCCAGAAGTTCGCGGTTACGGGGTCCTTTTTCATGCACCAGCCGCGACAGGCCTTGCCAAAACTGGTCCGGCGTCACCGCGAGTCCGGGCAGCACATCCTCGTCAATGAATGCAGCGAGTTTGCGGTCAACCTGTAGCCCGTGTTTTTCCAGTCTGTTCATTTTCGTTCCATCATATTGATCGGCGTATTTCGAGGCAAAGAGCGCACCGCCCGCCCTCACAACTCCAGAGGCATGTGGCGGTTCACATCCTTGTAGAGCAGATAGCGGAAAGGCCCCGGTCCGCCAGCATAACAGGCTTGCGGACAAAAGGCCCGCAGCCACATGTAATCGCCCGCCTCGACCTCAACCCAATCCTGATTGAGCCGGTAGACGGCTTTGCCTTCCAAAACATAAAGACCATGCTCCATTACATGGGTTTCAGCAAAGGGGATGACACCGCCGGGCTGGAAGGTGACGATATTGACATGCATGTCGTGGCGCAGGTCTTCGGGGTCGACAAATCGCGTTGTCGCCCAGACGCCATTCGTGTCCGGCATCGAAATCGGCGTCAGGTCGTTTTCGTTGATCACGAAAGCGTCCGGCGCATCCAGGCCTTCAACCGGCTGAAACCGTTTGCGGATCCAGTGAAAGCGCGCGGCGGCACCCGTATCGTTGCGCAGCGACCATTCGGCACCTGCCGGGATGTAGGCATACCCGCCAGTCTCCAGCCTGTGTTCGGTACCATTGATGGTGAGCGCCACCTCACCGTCCACGACGAAAACCACCGATTGCACACCGCTGGCCGTGTCCGGCCGGGTGCTGCCGCCACCAGGGGCGACCTCGCCAATATAATGCGAGAACGTCTCGGAAAACCCCGTCATCGGCCGCGCCAGCACCCAGAAGCGCGCCTTGTCCCAGAACGGCAGCGCGCTGGTTACGATATCGCTGAACGTGCCTTTCGGAATGACCGCATAGGCCTCGGTAAACACCGCCCGGTCAGTAAGCAGCTGCGTCTGAGGGGGCAGGCCGCCCTGCGGCACATAATATTGGCGTTTCGTCATCTTGCACTCCGAAGAAGGGGCGTCTCTGTTTGTAGGCCGGTCAAACCGTTACAAGCACAGGCGTTTCAAACCAGTGTTCTTCCAGGTTGTCACCCGCGCCGATACGATCAACAACCACATATTTTCCAGGTGTATCAATCGGCGTCAGCACCCCGTGCCAGGTATTGCGGTGAATATTCACGCTTTGACCGGGGCCTGCCACAAATGCCTGAAAGCCAGTTGGGACCCCATTGTCATCGTCGGCCACCAGAACCAGATACGCCACACCGTCGACAGGGATGAAGGCCTGGCTGCCCAAAGGGTGCCTCTCGACCAGTTCGAACAGGAAGGGCGCTGATTTCGCCTGCGACGCGAACAGGCTTATTCCGGCCCGGCCATCTGCAAAATCCAGTCGTGCAAGGTCGTGAAACCGGGCGCAAAGTCCCTGATTGATCATCTTGTCAGGCGCAAGACCGGCCCCGTCGATCACATCTCCGAAGGGTTTGAACCTGTCCGCCGACAGCACCCGGGCCACCAGCTTATGCATCGGTTGCAAACTCCTGTTTTACCCGATCGAGCAGCACATCTTCGAGGCTCTGCCGTGTTGTTCCGGGCAAATCGGCCAGGTGCGGCAGCGCCTCCGCCTCTGACATTTGGCG
This window harbors:
- a CDS encoding ureidoglycolate lyase gives rise to the protein MHKLVARVLSADRFKPFGDVIDGAGLAPDKMINQGLCARFHDLARLDFADGRAGISLFASQAKSAPFLFELVERHPLGSQAFIPVDGVAYLVLVADDDNGVPTGFQAFVAGPGQSVNIHRNTWHGVLTPIDTPGKYVVVDRIGAGDNLEEHWFETPVLVTV
- a CDS encoding bifunctional allantoicase/(S)-ureidoglycine aminohydrolase is translated as MTKRQYYVPQGGLPPQTQLLTDRAVFTEAYAVIPKGTFSDIVTSALPFWDKARFWVLARPMTGFSETFSHYIGEVAPGGGSTRPDTASGVQSVVFVVDGEVALTINGTEHRLETGGYAYIPAGAEWSLRNDTGAAARFHWIRKRFQPVEGLDAPDAFVINENDLTPISMPDTNGVWATTRFVDPEDLRHDMHVNIVTFQPGGVIPFAETHVMEHGLYVLEGKAVYRLNQDWVEVEAGDYMWLRAFCPQACYAGGPGPFRYLLYKDVNRHMPLEL
- a CDS encoding malate synthase G, coding for MNRLEKHGLQVDRKLAAFIDEDVLPGLAVTPDQFWQGLSRLVHEKGPRNRELLAHREALQAQIDEWHIARRGQAHDPKAYKSFLEEIGYLLPEGRAFEIDTANVDPEIATVPGPQLVVPVMNARYAINAANARFGSLYDVLYGTDAIGSRPKPGGYDLGRGARVVTRVRVILDDFFPLDGASHGDAKHYSVDEDGLSVDGKRLEDPGKFLGYRGDPAAPEGILLTNNGLHVELYFNRDHPIGRHDQAGMADVILESAVTAIMDCEDSVAAVDAEDKVLAYSNWLGLMKGTLQTTFEKGGKTITRRLLPDRSYKRVDGSAFKVKGRALMWVRNVGHLMTNPAILDRDGNEVFEGLLDAMCTTTIAMHDLKRESGNSVHGSIYVVKPKMHGPDEVAFANEIFDHVEETLGLPRYTVKLGIMDEERRTSVNLKECIRAARHRVAFINTGFLDRTGDEIHTSMEAGPFSRKDFIKRKSWITAYENQNVDVGLECGLQGRAQIGKGMWAVPDEMAAMLKEKIAHPMAGANCAWVPSPTAATLHALHYHQVDVFARQNAIRAGGKRAFVESILDIPLATYRAWSDEDIIREVENNAQGILGYVVRWVDQGIGCSTVPDINNVGLMEDRATCRISAQHIANWLHHGVVTKEQVETALRKMALVVDEQNADDLHYERMAGNEASLAYQAAYDLIFLGRKQPSGYTEPLLHAYRSMKKKENVDQDRTPCS